Within the Medicago truncatula cultivar Jemalong A17 chromosome 4, MtrunA17r5.0-ANR, whole genome shotgun sequence genome, the region CAGAAAAGAATGAATAATATTATGTAAAAGGTCTTATTGATTTTGTGTTGAAGGGGTTGTAGACACCTATCATTTACGATGACATGGGTATTGGCAGGCCCGTTCCTAGAGTTTTACGGGCCTTaggcataatatgaaaaaagggCCCTTATATAatgcatcataattttttttatctcattgttgtgtttttttgcttttcatttcgtttttttatttcgcttttcactacaaaataaatgttttttttagacaacatctgaaaataaattaaatattctatacacaccaaaacaaaataaaaataccgtagaagtagagaaaaatagcacatgtgaagtagactgaaattttagcaccctattttcaattaaaatagaatttgctttgttatgaaaattatcccaatttcttggataataaatatcgtcaatatttttaatattaatgaagcacattattaggaacaaagagcccaaaaaaatatcaccaatttCTTCGATAATACATTTTTGAGCATATAATCAAGaacaaccaaatttttttataggagggtgcatatagaaatatttgtgttacatgggatatatatatagcaaatctcACTAAAAAGGCCAAAAATACTAACAGATGTCAGCCCATTCATTTATCATGTCAAAGTTTGGACCTTTGCAGAGAATGTTTCTATATATATTCCCAGaaatccaaatatttctatatacaccctcttaccttaaaaaaaatttgggtcccctaccggcatgggccctaggccgtcgcactcgcggcctatgccctagggccggccctgggTATTGGTCCGAAGTATGGCGCTTAAAGGCCAAAAATCTTGTTTGGTGCATGTGTCCATGTTCCTCTAATTGTGTAAGTTGAGACCCTAGATATGTAGAGCTtgaacacattatttttaaggaaatgttaacgagtgtctatGGGGCCTCTTTAAGGATCATAAgtagaaaatatttataaaaatgcaTGTAATCATTGCATTGAAAAtcgaaatatttgatttttttaaaagataattgtttattttagtatGTTTAAAAGTGTTTCGGAGATACTCATTAACAAGATCCTATTTTTAAATGTCCTTTTGTTATCCAAGTTTGACACTCAATCAGGATATGGAATGAAATTAATAAAGATTTATTGAAAACAAATACAACAAACACAACAATCTTCATGTTATTGCATCAACCTTCACCAACTCATGCTAACTATATGGTTGTTACTTTATGGAGTCTATAGAAGCAACAAAGCCGGAAGGTTTGACAAGATGTGAATGAGTAAAGTGCAAAAGTGGCTTCCgtacatcaacaacaattgatgtAGCAGAAGATTGCGATGATGCATCAGACAACACAAAGCGTGGTGCAAAGACTGTAAGAAGGAAGGTACAGGTGTAATATAGATGCTTCATTTTCATTACGGTAAAATCGGGTAGATATTGGCATGTGTTTAAGGGATGATGAAGATGTCTTTATAATCGCAAAAACCATATGGATATGACCAGTGTGTAATGTGAATTTACAGTGGTGGAgccagaaaaaaaaagttaaggatGAGCTACTAAAATTAAccgttgaaaaattgtttaaagccttagaaaatagacctataattgaattatttaaattttcgagtgggccactacaccattttgcaggaatttggatcaatCGAAACttaaaaccgacataaaattgtataaaatctcgcaaaatagacctataattgaattatttaaattttttgaatggacactacaccactttgcggaaatttggatcaaccgaaacttaaaaccgacacaaaattatataaaatctcgcaaaatgaacctataatcgttgattttttaatttttcccaCCCTAGTCCATCAAGGGCTCCGCCATTGTGAATTTGGGTGAAGGTCTACTTCATGCTAGAATAGTGATATATGTACAGCCATTTGGTAcaactttgatgacaactttcatttgctctcttctcattggtccaaaacaatagagagagaaaaatgaagagagagaataagaatataatgtgagtatgagaaagaaaattgtcaaaaagttgtaataaagtggttgtacaaatatcatttctcttcatGCTATTAACGAGATATTCATTATCTAAACTTTTATGACTTGAATTTTGTTCTCGATTCCAAAGTAGTGGCGGAAGCATTCAACAATATTAAAGAGGATGTTATTGGATTTGGTTCTGCTTTATGAGTCTTAATCCTAAAAGAACTTTTTAAAGATTCTAAATTAAGAaactatctataaaaaaaaaagtctaatacTCCCTCTATAAgactattttacaaaaaaaaattgtctctaaATAGAAGACTATTTACAAATTTCTAAatgcatttattattcttttttcaaatacacgccacattaatattatcaatatacattgaaatatgaaaagttaacattaaatatttgataataGTAACATGCATTTATGACAAATTTATTGCTTCAAACACTTCTTAATACGCATGATTTTGTATTCTACGGTATTCCTATAAAAAGGGGTGGAGGGAATACTTAAATTTTCGATGtactaaatatataaattttcataaaaatttactatctAAAGATTTTAAAGAATTCACTTATGACACTCGTTATCATTTCCCTTTATTATAATGTATAATTAGTTTTGCTTTTCAATTTACAAACTCTAATATTGAGCTTAGTTAGAGATAAACAAATGAGGTCGCTCATGTCCTAGTAGAGGTAGCCATATTTTTAGCTAGCTCTAATATTTTCGTTAATGTAACAACATGTATAAATCATTTACacattaatgaaatgttatacaCATCTTGGCTTTGTCTAACTTGTGTAATATTGtacatgttaaaacaactaaaagaagtacattttttattttttttaagaactatttttaaaaacttatatatttaatattaaatgcaCAATTCCGATagaaaatttactatttaaaacTTCTAAACATATGCAAATTTACACATTATAGAAAAATCCAAACATCATTCTTtgaatgaaaatatttattatcaATTGTCTTGATACATGTAAAAAGTTAGAATTCGACactttaaaaaaagtgaaactGTAACAAGTTTCTAAAGACACTTGATAAGATAAGaagtttaaatatatattttaggaAAATGGTAACAAGTTTTCTTAGAGGCTAGAGCATTGTTTAACCTTTCAAAAAcagtaatttttatattgaaaattgtataGTTATGACTTTTACATGTATTTgccttatattttcaagacaaaatttctcTTTGTGGAttccttaaacaatatttttaggacacttgttagtaaaaccttatattttattttaaaatatatgtattaaacacattaaaacatcaaaaaataGTCATGTGAACATAGCTCAgctggtaggacaatgcattattatatgcaggggccgggattcgaaccccggacaccccacttattcatcttataagatgaattctagccactagactacctgaccaaaaaaaaaaaacatcaaaaaataacattttttacatAAGAATTATCCATTGTTTTAATTTTCGAATCATTAACAATAGACCTCACCTTattgttagcaagaccctaaaAAAAGGAGAAATAACATAACATTGGATTCGGAAATCCATTCGGTGCCGCTCCTTCCTTTAAAAAGAGCACATTCGAAGTGTCACTTGAATATAGTCTAGGGATATCCCCCATTACACTATACTTAAATACCTAATAAAAAGCTCATATCCCAAGTCTCTCAATATAGTCAAGCATTCAATAAGACACAACAACCACCAAACTCAACTACACTCTTCAAAATCATTATATAAACACCTCGAACTCACACCTAAAACCATAACCATTTCCCAAACAAATTATGGGTAATATGAAGTTTGCATGTGTTGTTATGATATGCATGGCTGTGTTATATGCACAACATGGAGAAGCAATTACATGTCCACAAGTCTCAAGTAACCTTGTACCATGTGTAACTTATCTTCAGAGTGGTGGTGCTGTTTCGACGCGGTGTTGTAACGGTGTTAGAAACATCGTCAGCGCTGCTAGGACCACCGCTGACCGTCGTGTTACTTGCAACTGCTTGAAGTCAGCTGCTGCTGCTTACAGGAGAATCAACCAAGGCTATGCTGCTGCACTCCCCGGAAAATGTAGGGTTTACCTTCCCTTCAAGATCAGTGCTTCCTTCAATTGTGCTAGGTACGTGTTAATTACACTAATTATTATCTGATCATAATCAATGATTTTTGTAATACAACCTAAGTTTTTGATTTTTATAGGAAAACGCTAACAAGGTCCTAAGAGTTTAAGGCACTTTTAAACggaaattttatatttgaaattgtgtaataAACACATTTAagcattaaaaaacaatttttttaatttttacatatcaatttttttttttttggatcattAATAACTGCCCTAAAATCACGCACTTGTTAGCATTCTCCTTCTTGGATCTTGCTAACTATTGCCCCTGAAACACCGATTAGCattctcatttattttattattattattattattattattattattattattattacggTTTTGTTGACGATTGCCTCCGGAGCactctttaaaaattttaaatttaaaaaatattttttaaaaaaattcaaattttacaaatttcaatacattaattacacaaattttcataaGAAATTACTAATAAAGGTGCTTAAAGAGTGCTCAGGGACACttattaacatttcccttattattattatattattattatgatgatgtttGTTACTAGTATTTCAAGTATTATAttgttgtgtgtttgatttataaaaataaataaataacggaTTCATGAAAATTATCATATGACACTGGATGTGATAATtgatactccatccgtcccagTTTAACTGAGTCAATTTTCTATTTCATACAGATTAAGAAGAGTGTataaaggaaagagaaaaaaaaatagttttgagtgTATTTtttaagtattggtgcatttttctttatcataaatttaaagtagaatatattgaattgggagttgtgaaagtagtattaattagagttataattgaaaaaaagttattaatgttatattgaaaagtaaaatggGTCAAGATTCttaggacaatatttttttacaaatgataCAAAAGGACcaaatttaatttcttcttagacaaaaaattattctaacTTCCAAGCCCAAGCCATatccaaaaacataaatatttacTTTCATTTGTGATTACATGTGATAGCTAAGCCAGTAATGATCCCTTTattctcttatatttttttttgttaaagaacCAAATTTATTATAAGGAGAATGCTGTCTATTGTCCTTGGGACATCggataaggggataaaaatataaatataatattagaaaatggtgaaaagttataaatttaactttttaaaagtcaaaatgttgttgaaaccaatgcaaacatGTTACTTTTGGCTTTCTTAACCATTGTCCTGCAAGACCCTTATTATTATAAAGGAGGAAAGTACACAGAGTACTTAACCGACAAGTAGGGAATAGTACAAGGGGTATTTGCCCCAGTTAAAAACCAAACTCTAACTTAAGTATTTAAACAAAGAAGAGGGTTTGAGTATCATTCATAATACAAACACGGTCTTCCACTTTTTTCTGATCAAGAAACCATCTCCAAGATGTTAGTTTGATACCTAATAACCTCATTCCGTGTTTCCCAAATCTTCCACAACATTGCATGCCAGATAAATTTTGTTGGTGAATATTTTGTTCTCTTATATGTATGCGACCAAAGATAACGgtagttttttaatttcattttttgcagTATCAGGTGAAAAAGTTATGAATGTTGAATCTAGGGCAAGAAACTATATATGGCAACAGCTACTACAATATGCGTTATTTAACTTCATGTGAGGGACAAGGTCTACGTTTATGTGATAGCTatagttttctcttttatttaagAGTGTCTGTTAGTTTTTAACCAATTCTATGTACTTTTGTTTTATGAAGACTTCTATGTACTTTTATATATGTGGTgttttataacataaataagATCAGTTATtggtcccctaaaaaaaaatcaattgttgtgTTATttatcagaaattaaaaaataaaaaaaaaaagatcggtgtttatttttttggtagagaaattttttttaacaccAAAATTTATTAGACAAAGAGAGAATTAAGGACAAAGTGTATTTAACCCACGGTTCAAGAAAACTACAAATTGTACTCATCGTCTTATGGACATTTTAGTTTTGCATTCCTATAAATGTTGAAGTGGTCAACATGTTCTATATATCCTAGAGCACCTTTGGCAATATTATATTAATCAATAAGGAAAAACTCATGATATGGGATGAAGCATCAATGATGCTCAAACATTTCTTTTAAGCGGTTGATCAATCATTTAGATATATTCTTCAATCGGTTAAAAAGCTTATTAAGAACAttcctaaaccctaaaccctttttcttttgaaatatctccaattttattttttttatctatattgCTTTTGAACTATGATCACCACTTAGAAGCCTCATGTTTTTAGTAAGTGTAAGAACATCAAAAAAATTCTAGAGATATGATGAATTAGGAATATGCAATGGAACAAGGATGATAAAGTACGTGCTTGAAGGAAAGGTGATATCCGCAAGTAACATCAGTGACAGTTTATATACCCAGGTTATCTCTGACACCTGATGTAAGAATTTCATTCAAGTTCTGACGGAGTCAATTTCCCTTGTAGTATTGCCATTTGCAATGATTATCAACAAGAGTCAGGTCAATCGCTAAAACGTGTTGGTATATATTTGTCTATGTTTTGTATTTTCACATGGTCAATGGTACGTTGTTGTATCAAGGATTACTTCTAGGGAAGGGTTGAAGATAATGGTAGCCAATGAAGACGACTCAAATGTAACCTTTagagaaatattttataatttatagtaattattttttatgtatgatattataaaaaaactgACTCTTATCATTCCATGATTAATGTGGATCAATGTTTATCATGTGATTTATattgaaaacaatattttatcatGGTATATCATATTGCTGGTTGCTACCGTCGATAAGACATGTGCGATAGCATGGATCGGCGATCTagttttaagaaattaaacaaaGGAGTTTAGTACAATTCATACAACCAACACGGACTCCCtatttttcaaacaataaaCATTTCTAAGATGCAACTTTGATGACCTCAATCTCTGAattcgtaaaaaaataaaacctcatTTCGTGcttctcaattttttcaaattgttgCATGCAAAATAAGCGTTAAGCCCTTATGATTTTTACCAACGAAGAGGATGAAATGTAATCAAGAAGGGTGACCAAATTAACAGTTAATGTTTAAATTTAGGTGATAACTTGTGTACCCTATGGTGGGTATTTGTATCCAtgacctttttatttattttattttttatttttttaggaacgAGGTTTTCTCTGATACTAGAGTTTTAGCAGAGTGCGGGAGACTTTTTCTATagacaaatttaaattcttttgtttagtttttcgaGTTGTAGAGACAACTTGaactttgtaatttatttatctctttttgttctgagatttcaaaatctcttttgggTGGTGTTACTCTAAGGCTCTAATTCCTGATCAAtggtttttctgtttcttcGAATAGATATTTCTCAGCTTCTATCaaggaaaaaatatttcttgctaaatttctaaatatatGTGACTTTAGGGTAACTAAAGgtgtaaataattcatcaatatgaactgtatttttttctataaattcTATGTTATGGTGTGAATTACTCAAAGCATAATTAATTCTATAACATATTGTAAAAGGATGATTAccctttttcataaaattcgagttttccaacttataatgaaaaactatagaTCTATCTAGATCTTTATCTTTTAGGGATAATcccatttgtaaatttatatcaaattttatttttccatattttaaattacactTTACTTGTGCAATTGTTGCCTGTCTTTTGTCTAAAATCCTAGAGTCTTCTAGGGCTATTTCTAGAGGTGAATCAATACCTTTCATAAAGgtacttttgattaaaatttgaatagttgatatatgaatataaccaattttgcttttttctttttcagagaatgtttcaattctttttacaatttgagttttatgtatggtagatatgactatatttccttgagtattttcaattgaaattgctTCTTGTCCTATCATTattccaaatttcaaaatattttttcttgagaaaaattctttgaatttattaaacatccttttgaaattttcttcaGCAGTTAAAGTAAATCTGCTTCTTCTATCTTATTATCTATTATGTCATCAGCATAATAAATAGATGTTCCTTCAAAGTATGAAACCTCGGTCATATTCTATAATGTTTATTATGTCAATACTATGatactgaaaattaaattttgaatttaataaagataTATTCATACCTTATTTGATCTTCTTTgagattttgttgatatttttggttttgttgtaGCTAGATATAATCTTCGaatgattatattttgatttcggTGATCCCTCCAGAGTATTACCTCAAGGATCTAGCTCCTCCAGAGTCTTGTCTCAAGATCTACTTCTataaaaaaacaagtctttATAGGAACGAAATACTTAGTAGTATTGAACTTCAATATTCATTGATTACAAATGAGCAACGAGGCTCTTATTTATAGTGAAAAAAGGCTCACAAGTTATTCACATGTCCCTTTCTTGACAGCTAATAAAGATaaatgtaacagcccgatttttcgctatatttattttaattgttttattacgtgtttatatgtgctcgtatgtgattaattgtcattgggtgcattttggTAGATTTTCGTATTagaaagggtattttggtcatttgagtagagagggtaaattagtaatttggaGGAGGATTAATCATAGTGTTAGTGAGAAGTATCGTTTTACTAAGTTATTAGTgtagtaattaatattttatcgTTTAGTGActgttaatagtgttttaccacTAAGTGATCATTAATAGCATTTTACCGTTGAGAATAGTAGTAACATTTtggaattgtgttagaatgagTTAAGTccactagaaactaggttaagCCCATTTAGAGGAATATACCTTATGAGTTTGtcttagaaaatatcattcatttaaTTTGATAAGATTTAGGGGTGGGGATAGGCCAGGCCatgccaggctttgataggcctgagcctggcctacgaaataaatcacaagcatgagcctggcctatggcctatcataggTTGTTTTTCtaggcctggcctggcctatatAAAAGCAtggactggcctgaaagcctacttacaggcctacttcacattaaggccatcaaatagttcatttggcctactaaataggttaaacatgtcttaaagcctacttaaaagcctatttcactacaagtaaatttcaactagattaaagcctacataaaagcctataacaacaaagcctattaagggactaatagatagagaaaaagatgtttatatttttaatatatgcaattattt harbors:
- the LOC25491726 gene encoding non-specific lipid-transfer protein 1, with product MGNMKFACVVMICMAVLYAQHGEAITCPQVSSNLVPCVTYLQSGGAVSTRCCNGVRNIVSAARTTADRRVTCNCLKSAAAAYRRINQGYAAALPGKCRVYLPFKISASFNCASIR